The Oceanispirochaeta sp. M1 genome contains a region encoding:
- a CDS encoding DpnII family type II restriction endonuclease: MKKITQTTPGLLNKLSALETDWKDDFSRRVLVFLNKFESVNDDPWTLVRLLDEDFETASTIIRLFLEVSKDEYNTLLRSLFSDSRSAGKSGFKANPLGYVETLQTLFLSGKIRDTINRTYTWEDILTERLKGGRGSAIKGQKRGRELEDYVEAIVASVFSEYEARCSFTGMDGISTEKADFAIPCREKPEILIEVKGYGATGSKQTDVIGDVNRIIQEKRHDTVFLIFTDGVTWKARESDFRKLVDFQNSGYLYRIYTKKLSAEFKQDLMLLKEEKGL, from the coding sequence ATGAAGAAAATTACCCAGACAACTCCCGGTCTTCTGAATAAACTGAGTGCTCTTGAAACAGACTGGAAGGATGATTTCTCCAGGAGAGTCCTGGTATTCCTGAACAAATTTGAATCAGTCAATGATGATCCCTGGACTCTTGTTCGCCTTCTGGATGAGGATTTTGAGACTGCATCCACTATCATCAGGCTGTTTCTTGAAGTATCAAAGGATGAATATAATACCCTCTTGAGATCTCTGTTTTCTGACTCCAGATCTGCCGGGAAAAGTGGATTCAAAGCAAATCCTCTGGGATATGTGGAGACTTTACAGACCCTTTTTCTGTCCGGGAAAATCAGGGATACCATAAATAGAACCTATACCTGGGAAGATATTCTCACAGAGCGTCTGAAGGGCGGTCGGGGCAGTGCCATAAAAGGGCAGAAAAGAGGCCGGGAGCTGGAAGATTATGTGGAGGCAATTGTCGCCTCTGTGTTTTCGGAATATGAGGCCCGCTGCAGCTTTACAGGCATGGACGGTATCTCTACAGAAAAAGCCGATTTTGCAATTCCCTGCAGGGAAAAGCCGGAGATCCTGATTGAAGTGAAGGGTTACGGTGCCACCGGAAGCAAACAGACCGATGTAATAGGCGATGTTAATAGGATTATTCAGGAAAAGCGGCACGACACGGTGTTTCTGATCTTTACTGACGGGGTTACCTGGAAGGCCAGGGAAAGTGATTTCCGGAAGCTTGTTGATTTTCAGAATTCAGGATATCTCTACAGAATCTATACAAAAAAATTGAGTGCTGAATTTAAGCAGGACCTCATGCTTCTCAAGGAAGAAAAGGGGCTCTAG
- a CDS encoding DNA adenine methylase, producing the protein MNPDFKLYPQLRFMGNKYRLLPWIEEELSALDFHSVLDAFTGSASVSYLFKTMGRQVYSNDFLNFPSVLSRAVIENPSVTVNPDEIRMLSDFSNSSDSEAGNGNCYDFIKRTYEGIFYNPEDLEFLDLISWRLTNLNNPYKRSLVMAALIRSCAKKQPRGVFTISGDLSRYDDGRRDLKLSLREHFTEQIEQYNNAVFDNGEMNKSFCGSVFDLQEMPVDLVYMDPPYVPRSDDNCYVKRYHFLEGLSKYWKDEEIMYNTKVRKIHKKYTPFSYRGDALEAFEGMFRKFSRSILVLSYSSNGYPDLDVLVSLMEKYKSSVEVRSRDHRYHFGTHDKVRRSKVQEYLIIGR; encoded by the coding sequence ATGAATCCTGATTTCAAACTCTATCCTCAACTTCGCTTTATGGGTAATAAATACCGTCTCCTTCCCTGGATAGAAGAAGAGCTGTCGGCTCTGGATTTTCATTCCGTACTTGATGCATTTACAGGTTCCGCATCAGTTTCTTATCTTTTCAAGACAATGGGCAGACAGGTCTATAGTAATGATTTTCTTAACTTCCCTTCTGTATTAAGCCGGGCTGTTATAGAGAATCCTTCAGTAACTGTGAATCCAGATGAAATCAGAATGCTCAGTGATTTTTCAAATTCCTCTGATTCAGAAGCCGGGAATGGGAATTGTTATGATTTTATAAAAAGAACTTATGAGGGAATATTCTATAATCCGGAAGACCTTGAGTTCCTGGACCTGATCTCCTGGCGTTTGACCAATTTGAATAATCCATATAAAAGATCTCTGGTCATGGCGGCTCTTATCCGCTCCTGTGCAAAAAAGCAGCCCAGGGGAGTATTTACCATCTCCGGTGATCTGAGCCGCTATGATGATGGGCGAAGAGATCTTAAGCTCAGTCTCCGTGAACATTTCACTGAGCAGATTGAGCAGTATAATAATGCTGTCTTTGATAATGGAGAGATGAACAAGTCATTCTGCGGTTCTGTTTTTGATCTACAGGAAATGCCGGTGGATCTGGTCTATATGGATCCACCATATGTACCCCGCTCAGACGATAACTGTTATGTTAAACGCTATCATTTTCTGGAAGGTCTGTCTAAATACTGGAAAGATGAAGAAATCATGTATAATACGAAGGTCCGGAAAATACACAAGAAATATACCCCTTTTTCCTACCGGGGTGATGCCCTGGAGGCATTTGAAGGGATGTTCAGGAAGTTCAGCAGGAGTATTCTTGTTTTATCCTATTCATCCAACGGATATCCTGATCTGGATGTACTCGTCTCTTTGATGGAAAAATATAAATCCAGTGTCGAAGTAAGAAGCAGGGATCACCGCTACCACTTCGGAACACATGATAAGGTCAGACGCTCCAAAGTGCAGGAATATCTGATTATAGGAAGATAG
- the ppk2 gene encoding polyphosphate kinase 2 has product MPDKKSKKKKLKKQEYDEELLRLQVELVKLQDWVKQNELKVCLLFEGRDAAGKGGVIKRITQYLNPRFCNVVALGKPTDKEESQWYFQRYIPYLPAKGEMVLFDRSWYNCVGVDRVMNFTTPVQWDEFYRSCPEFERMLIRSGMVVIKYWFSVSPDEQLKRFKGRIDDPIKRWKISPMDLQSIERWDDYSIAKDEMFKYCNTKDSPWYEVPADSKKKARLNCISHLLSCFPYKEVQPMVIKLPERPVSTYDRPPLTEENLIPRNY; this is encoded by the coding sequence ATGCCAGATAAAAAATCCAAAAAAAAGAAGCTGAAAAAACAGGAATATGATGAAGAACTTCTCCGTCTGCAGGTGGAACTTGTGAAGCTGCAGGACTGGGTAAAGCAGAATGAACTGAAGGTCTGTCTCCTTTTTGAAGGCAGAGATGCGGCTGGCAAGGGTGGAGTGATCAAGAGAATCACCCAGTATCTGAATCCCCGTTTCTGTAATGTTGTGGCCCTTGGTAAACCGACAGATAAAGAGGAGTCTCAGTGGTATTTTCAGCGTTATATTCCCTATCTTCCAGCCAAAGGTGAGATGGTTCTATTTGATCGAAGCTGGTATAATTGTGTGGGGGTTGATCGGGTTATGAATTTTACAACTCCTGTACAATGGGATGAGTTTTATAGAAGCTGCCCCGAATTTGAACGGATGCTGATCAGATCGGGGATGGTTGTGATTAAATACTGGTTCTCCGTCTCTCCGGATGAACAGCTAAAACGTTTTAAGGGAAGAATCGACGATCCCATTAAGCGTTGGAAAATATCTCCCATGGACCTGCAGTCTATTGAGAGATGGGATGATTACTCCATAGCAAAGGATGAAATGTTCAAATATTGTAATACAAAGGACTCTCCCTGGTATGAAGTTCCGGCGGATAGCAAAAAAAAGGCCAGATTAAACTGTATTTCCCATCTGCTCTCCTGTTTTCCATATAAAGAAGTACAGCCTATGGTAATTAAACTTCCTGAAAGACCGGTGAGTACCTATGACCGACCTCCTCTGACTGAAGAAAATCTTATACCGAGAAATTACTGA
- a CDS encoding aldo/keto reductase yields MHYKPSENRYDKMKYKRCGISGIKLPRLALGLWHNFGENDDFETMENLVFKAFDLGINHFDLANNYGPPPGSAEENFGKILKTHLHGHRDEMLISTKAGYLMWPGPYGEWGSRKYMLSSLDQSLARLGLEYVDIFYSHRPDPETPLEETMGALDTAVRSGKALYAGISNYPAEEAADAIEILRDLGTPCLIHQPSYSMLNRWVEGELDSLLIKEGVGGIAFSPLAQGLLSSKYLGGEIPEDSRAALDGFLKKEKITENVISMLQELNSIAQQRSQSLAQMAISWILHNPAITTVLIGASRVSQLEENVKSLENLEFSDNELSKINGILEKNSYRK; encoded by the coding sequence ATGCATTACAAACCATCAGAAAACAGGTATGACAAAATGAAGTATAAACGCTGCGGAATCAGCGGGATAAAACTTCCCCGCCTGGCCCTTGGACTCTGGCATAATTTCGGAGAGAATGATGATTTTGAAACCATGGAGAACCTGGTGTTCAAGGCATTTGATCTGGGAATAAATCACTTTGATCTGGCCAACAATTATGGACCACCCCCGGGCTCAGCTGAAGAGAACTTCGGAAAAATCTTAAAAACCCATCTTCACGGACACCGGGATGAGATGCTTATTTCCACAAAAGCGGGCTATCTGATGTGGCCCGGACCCTATGGAGAGTGGGGAAGCAGAAAGTATATGCTCTCAAGCCTTGACCAGAGTCTTGCACGCCTGGGACTGGAATATGTTGATATTTTCTACTCCCACCGCCCCGATCCTGAAACACCCCTTGAAGAGACAATGGGAGCCCTGGATACAGCAGTACGAAGTGGAAAAGCGCTCTATGCCGGAATATCAAACTACCCGGCGGAAGAGGCGGCCGATGCAATTGAGATTCTAAGAGATCTGGGTACCCCCTGTCTGATCCATCAGCCCTCCTATTCCATGCTGAACCGATGGGTTGAAGGAGAACTGGATTCCCTGCTGATAAAAGAGGGTGTGGGAGGCATAGCCTTTTCACCACTTGCCCAGGGGCTGCTGAGTTCAAAATATCTGGGCGGCGAGATTCCTGAAGACTCGAGGGCGGCTCTGGACGGCTTCCTCAAAAAAGAGAAAATCACCGAAAATGTAATATCCATGCTCCAGGAGCTGAACTCCATTGCCCAACAACGCTCCCAGTCTCTGGCTCAGATGGCAATTTCCTGGATACTGCATAATCCTGCAATTACCACGGTCCTTATAGGAGCCAGCAGGGTAAGCCAGCTTGAGGAAAATGTTAAATCTCTGGAAAATCTTGAATTCAGTGACAATGAATTGAGTAAAATCAATGGAATACTGGAAAAAAACAGCTACCGGAAATAA
- a CDS encoding aminotransferase class V-fold PLP-dependent enzyme, with protein sequence MSCNCRHLQKLKEARVSIDEPTAVYLDYNAACPPDPAVLAHYQNTAMKIWAHPDSPHLAGQKVLDHMEELKKRWKSLSSMEDGSIQFCRGSTDALSLLLRNIRIPPKAVITGCCEHNTVIEQSKAYCKKQKIPFIQIPVNRKGCIDPDKLRSDLKENPESLFIYSPVNHETGALQDCALLWDICVENETRVFLDAPQAMARLESDHWMPYAHGYSLSGQKIYGLKGTGVCVLKPELELCDDKTGNTGTPDIPAASALTRAVELYRKDLPELQNYWEILCTEGIQILSAADFELIVLSPEKNAPGILCISVPDLLKCSKTMEDLFYHLNREGIFLSRFSACTGSVNGNSRILEQMGFNSELSGSSLRISLGRKSKRDDFFRLRKALTTFFAINSL encoded by the coding sequence TTGAGCTGTAACTGCCGGCATCTACAAAAACTCAAAGAGGCCCGGGTCAGTATTGATGAGCCCACTGCGGTCTATTTAGATTATAATGCGGCATGCCCGCCGGACCCTGCAGTTCTGGCGCATTACCAGAATACCGCTATGAAAATATGGGCTCACCCGGACTCCCCTCACCTGGCAGGTCAGAAAGTTCTGGATCATATGGAGGAGCTGAAAAAAAGATGGAAAAGCCTCAGCTCCATGGAAGATGGAAGCATACAGTTCTGTCGGGGCAGTACGGATGCTCTGTCTCTTCTTCTCCGGAATATCAGGATTCCTCCCAAAGCTGTGATTACAGGGTGCTGTGAGCATAATACTGTGATTGAACAGTCCAAAGCTTATTGTAAAAAACAGAAAATCCCCTTCATTCAAATTCCCGTAAACCGTAAAGGCTGTATAGATCCGGATAAGCTGCGTTCCGATCTGAAGGAAAATCCGGAATCTCTCTTTATCTATTCACCTGTAAACCACGAGACCGGTGCTCTGCAGGATTGTGCTCTATTATGGGACATCTGCGTAGAGAACGAAACAAGAGTATTTCTGGATGCCCCCCAGGCCATGGCGAGGCTGGAGAGTGATCATTGGATGCCTTATGCACACGGCTATTCCCTCAGCGGGCAGAAAATATACGGTCTTAAGGGTACGGGGGTCTGTGTTCTGAAACCGGAGCTTGAACTCTGTGATGATAAGACAGGGAATACAGGAACTCCGGACATACCTGCCGCCTCGGCTCTGACCAGAGCCGTGGAGCTGTACAGAAAAGATCTGCCTGAACTTCAGAACTACTGGGAAATACTGTGCACAGAGGGGATTCAGATACTTTCAGCCGCCGATTTTGAGCTTATAGTACTAAGTCCTGAAAAGAATGCGCCGGGGATTCTATGCATATCTGTCCCCGATTTGTTAAAATGTTCTAAAACCATGGAAGATCTGTTTTATCATTTAAACAGAGAGGGAATTTTTTTAAGCCGTTTTTCAGCTTGTACAGGATCGGTTAACGGCAATTCCCGGATACTGGAACAAATGGGGTTCAACAGTGAATTGAGTGGCAGTTCTCTGAGAATATCCCTTGGCAGAAAGAGTAAAAGAGATGACTTTTTCAGGCTTAGAAAAGCCCTGACTACCTTTTTTGCCATAAATTCACTCTGA
- a CDS encoding PfkB family carbohydrate kinase produces the protein MKTLSFGEILFDRIDGDDYFGGAPANIAVHLSRFGAESYMLSALGQDVLGNEASEILASEKIKSDYIYSSPHHPTGIIEVQVTNGIPSYDIREGSAWDCITPDDGSLRKMMAEKWDLLYCGTLAQRTESNRRLLNTVLENGDYKELFFDVNIRQNYYSKEILENTLKFTSILKLNDEELPLVSKLVFGAEMTAEDFFAKASGEYPMKLLVITYGHEGAELYHKETKGKALKITGSKVFVIDTIGAGESFSGTFLYYYLRGDSLEKAGKKAALVADFVVGHSGATPELDEKILSALAE, from the coding sequence ATGAAAACCTTAAGTTTTGGAGAAATTCTTTTTGACAGAATAGACGGTGATGACTATTTCGGTGGAGCACCGGCCAATATCGCAGTCCATCTCTCCCGCTTCGGAGCCGAAAGCTATATGCTAAGTGCCCTGGGACAGGATGTTCTGGGAAATGAAGCCTCAGAAATTCTGGCTTCCGAAAAAATTAAGTCAGATTATATATATTCCAGTCCCCATCACCCCACAGGGATTATTGAAGTACAGGTCACAAACGGTATTCCAAGCTATGATATCCGGGAAGGTTCGGCCTGGGACTGTATTACACCGGATGACGGATCTCTCAGGAAAATGATGGCCGAAAAATGGGACCTTCTGTACTGCGGCACCCTTGCCCAGAGAACTGAAAGTAACAGAAGACTTCTTAATACTGTCCTTGAAAATGGAGATTATAAAGAACTGTTTTTTGATGTAAATATCAGACAGAACTATTACAGCAAAGAGATATTAGAAAATACTCTTAAGTTCACAAGTATTCTGAAACTCAATGATGAAGAGCTGCCCCTTGTGTCGAAACTGGTTTTCGGAGCAGAAATGACCGCCGAAGATTTCTTTGCAAAAGCTTCCGGAGAATACCCCATGAAACTCCTTGTTATAACATACGGGCACGAGGGAGCTGAACTCTACCATAAAGAGACAAAGGGAAAGGCTCTCAAGATTACCGGCAGCAAGGTATTTGTTATAGATACCATAGGTGCAGGTGAAAGTTTTTCAGGAACCTTCCTCTACTACTACCTCAGGGGAGATTCACTTGAAAAAGCCGGAAAGAAGGCCGCCCTGGTTGCAGATTTTGTAGTAGGCCATTCCGGAGCGACCCCAGAACTGGATGAAAAAATTCTATCAGCTCTGGCAGAATAA